The Acidobacteriota bacterium genome has a window encoding:
- a CDS encoding energy transducer TonB, with protein sequence MSFNRENTIAGFRVNKRQTVLLTGVLWLLANLLLLTQPAVQAVETVEAGNLNGRALSLPTPEYPALAKQTRTTGLVKVDIVISETGKVESAKATSGSPMLRQASVDAALKAKFAPTLKAGAAVRVTGFLQYEFKLS encoded by the coding sequence ATGTCTTTCAACCGTGAAAACACTATCGCTGGTTTCCGCGTCAACAAACGTCAGACCGTTTTGCTGACCGGGGTTTTGTGGCTGCTGGCCAATTTGCTGCTGCTCACACAGCCTGCCGTCCAGGCCGTTGAGACTGTGGAGGCAGGCAATCTCAATGGGCGCGCCTTGAGCCTGCCCACGCCTGAGTATCCGGCCTTGGCCAAACAAACACGCACTACCGGGCTGGTCAAAGTGGACATCGTGATCAGCGAAACCGGCAAGGTCGAATCGGCCAAAGCCACCAGTGGCAGCCCTATGTTGCGGCAGGCTTCGGTTGATGCCGCCCTGAAGGCGAAATTTGCGCCGACCTTAAAGGCCGGAGCGGCGGTGAGAGTGACTGGTTTTTTGCAATATGAGTTCAAGTTGAGTTGA
- a CDS encoding chemotaxis protein CheX, whose translation MQFLENEIRQVTEMVWASMLERELEPGHYLDWQPVPVEMLMGSVHLHGDWNGAVTLNCSVTLARQLAAILFGVPEQSTTLEQTQDVLGELANIVGGNIKGLLPLPSQLSLPSVKAGADYLSLLPDGQVVSKVEFQCLGEPLFVVLLKNEAQQAA comes from the coding sequence ATGCAATTTCTGGAAAATGAGATTCGCCAGGTCACGGAAATGGTCTGGGCCTCCATGTTGGAACGTGAACTCGAACCCGGTCATTACCTGGACTGGCAACCGGTGCCGGTCGAGATGTTGATGGGTTCCGTCCACTTGCACGGGGATTGGAATGGCGCCGTGACGCTGAATTGCTCGGTCACGCTGGCGCGCCAATTGGCAGCCATTCTCTTTGGCGTGCCGGAACAAAGTACGACACTTGAGCAGACGCAGGATGTGCTGGGCGAATTGGCCAATATCGTGGGCGGCAACATCAAAGGCTTATTGCCGCTGCCCAGCCAACTCTCGCTTCCCTCCGTCAAAGCCGGCGCGGACTATCTGTCGTTGCTGCCCGACGGCCAAGTCGTCAGCAAAGTCGAGTTTCAATGTCTGGGCGAACCGCTATTCGTCGTGCTCTTGAAAAACGAGGCGCAGCAGGCGGCCTAA
- a CDS encoding protein-glutamate O-methyltransferase CheR, which yields MTIKSADFDYLSKLVRERSAIVLETGKEYLVEARLTPLARREGFTSLEALITQLRTTPYNQVHRKVVDAMTTNETTFFRDIHPFDMLKKIVLPAIIEKRQAMRDLTIWSAACSSGQEPYSIAMLLRENFPALASWNVRILATDISQGMLERTRQGRFNQLEINRGLPAVLLVKYFERQGLEWQIKPELRAMLEVRELNLAEPWNPLPAVDIIFIRNVMIYFDVEMKKHILRKLRQVLRPGGYLFLGGAETTLNLDSTFTRLNHDKAICYQV from the coding sequence ATGACGATCAAAAGCGCAGACTTTGATTACCTGAGCAAGCTCGTGCGCGAGCGTTCAGCCATTGTGCTGGAAACCGGCAAGGAATATCTGGTGGAAGCCCGCTTGACGCCGCTGGCACGCCGCGAAGGGTTTACTTCCCTGGAGGCGTTGATCACGCAATTGCGCACGACGCCCTACAATCAAGTCCATCGCAAAGTGGTGGACGCCATGACCACCAACGAAACCACGTTCTTCCGCGATATTCACCCCTTCGACATGCTCAAGAAAATCGTGCTGCCCGCCATCATCGAAAAACGGCAGGCCATGCGCGATTTGACCATCTGGTCCGCCGCCTGTTCGAGCGGTCAGGAACCTTACAGCATCGCCATGTTGCTGCGCGAAAACTTTCCGGCGTTGGCCAGTTGGAACGTGCGCATTCTGGCCACCGATATTTCGCAAGGGATGTTGGAACGCACGCGCCAGGGCCGCTTCAACCAATTGGAGATCAACCGCGGCCTGCCCGCCGTTTTGCTGGTCAAATACTTCGAGCGGCAAGGCCTGGAATGGCAGATCAAGCCGGAGTTGCGGGCCATGTTGGAAGTGCGCGAGTTAAACCTAGCCGAACCGTGGAATCCGCTTCCGGCGGTGGATATTATCTTCATCCGCAACGTGATGATCTATTTCGATGTCGAAATGAAAAAGCACATTCTGCGCAAGCTACGTCAGGTGCTCCGGCCTGGCGGCTATCTCTTCCTGGGGGGCGCGGAAACGACATTGAACCTGGACAGCACGTTTACACGGCTCAACCATGACAAGGCCATTTGCTATCAGGTGTAA
- a CDS encoding chemotaxis response regulator protein-glutamate methylesterase: MQKIRVLIVDDAVVVRRMVADTLATDPQLEVVATAANGRIALAKLNQVKPDILVMDVEMPELDGLETLKELRKTHPRLPVIMFSTLTERGAAATLEALTLGANDYVTKPANVGSVAVALQRLRDELIPKIKGLCPQLLALKPPLPARAPGNGTSAVAVPQLVRAPLSKGAPRPVEILAIGVSTGGPNALAELLPALPADFPVPIVIVQHMPALFTKLLAERLQAKSTLKIREGVAGEVLRPGQAWIAPGGQHMVVESSKGVVRLGTHQEAPENSCRPAVDVLFRSVCVAYGAGTLAVILTGMGRDGLRGCELIHQANGQILAQDEASSVVWGMPGVVAQSGLADKVLPLNQLAPEILRRIRREDARSHSL; this comes from the coding sequence ATGCAAAAAATTCGAGTCTTGATCGTTGATGATGCGGTCGTCGTGCGGCGCATGGTGGCGGACACCCTGGCCACAGACCCGCAGCTCGAAGTCGTCGCCACGGCTGCCAACGGGCGCATCGCCTTGGCCAAACTCAATCAAGTCAAACCGGACATCCTGGTGATGGATGTCGAAATGCCGGAGTTGGACGGTTTAGAGACGTTGAAGGAACTGCGCAAAACGCATCCGCGCCTGCCGGTCATTATGTTCAGCACACTGACCGAACGCGGCGCGGCGGCGACGCTCGAAGCCTTGACGCTGGGCGCCAATGATTACGTGACGAAACCCGCCAATGTCGGCAGCGTCGCGGTCGCGCTGCAACGTCTGCGCGATGAGTTGATCCCCAAAATCAAAGGGCTGTGTCCGCAGCTTCTGGCTCTCAAACCTCCCTTACCGGCGCGCGCGCCTGGCAATGGCACAAGCGCCGTCGCTGTGCCTCAACTCGTGCGCGCTCCGCTGTCCAAAGGCGCGCCGCGCCCGGTTGAGATTCTCGCCATCGGCGTTTCGACGGGCGGCCCCAATGCGTTGGCCGAACTCTTGCCGGCCTTGCCCGCCGACTTTCCGGTGCCGATTGTGATCGTCCAACACATGCCCGCGCTCTTCACCAAATTGCTGGCCGAGCGCTTGCAGGCCAAATCCACGTTAAAGATTCGCGAAGGCGTGGCAGGTGAAGTATTGCGCCCCGGCCAGGCGTGGATTGCGCCGGGCGGTCAGCACATGGTGGTGGAAAGCAGCAAAGGCGTCGTCCGGCTCGGCACCCATCAGGAAGCGCCGGAAAATTCCTGCCGGCCGGCTGTGGATGTGCTCTTCCGCTCGGTCTGCGTGGCGTATGGCGCGGGCACGCTCGCGGTGATCTTGACGGGGATGGGCCGCGATGGCTTGCGCGGCTGCGAACTGATCCATCAGGCCAATGGCCAGATCCTGGCGCAAGACGAAGCCAGCAGCGTGGTCTGGGGCATGCCCGGGGTCGTCGCTCAATCCGGTTTGGCGGACAAAGTGCTGCCACTCAATCAACTGGCGCCTGAAATCCTGCGGCGCATCCGCCGCGAAGATGCACGCTCTCATTCGCTTTAA
- a CDS encoding response regulator yields MRALVIDDSKAMRMIVSNILKGCGFTVVEAIHGQDGLAKLSANETFDLVLVDWNMPEMNGFEFLQTVRAQPCYAELRVMMVTTETEIENMTQALEAGANEYIMKPFTKDGLREKLEMLGLPLA; encoded by the coding sequence ATGCGTGCACTTGTGATTGATGATTCCAAAGCCATGCGGATGATCGTCAGCAATATCCTGAAAGGCTGTGGGTTCACCGTCGTCGAAGCCATTCACGGTCAGGATGGCTTGGCCAAGCTCAGCGCCAATGAGACGTTCGACCTGGTTTTAGTGGATTGGAACATGCCGGAGATGAATGGTTTTGAGTTCTTACAAACGGTGCGCGCGCAACCCTGCTACGCTGAGTTGCGCGTGATGATGGTCACCACCGAAACCGAGATCGAAAACATGACCCAAGCGCTGGAAGCGGGCGCCAACGAATACATCATGAAACCCTTCACCAAGGACGGCCTGCGTGAAAAGCTGGAAATGCTGGGTTTGCCACTCGCCTGA
- a CDS encoding chemotaxis protein CheW, which produces MAAVQQFCTFYLDNLFLGVEVLRVQEVIRYQEMTRVPLASEVVKGLINLRGQIVTAIDLRQQLQLKARSAERPPMNVVIRTDDGAVSLLVDEIGDVLEVSAEQFEQPPETLHGTARALVRGVYKLKDRLLLILDTEKALALDALHQLRKGDSEARC; this is translated from the coding sequence ATGGCAGCCGTACAACAATTTTGCACTTTCTATTTGGACAATCTGTTTTTGGGCGTGGAGGTGCTCCGGGTGCAGGAAGTCATCCGGTATCAGGAAATGACGCGTGTGCCCTTGGCCTCGGAAGTGGTCAAAGGCCTGATCAATTTGCGCGGCCAGATCGTCACCGCCATTGATTTGCGCCAGCAGTTGCAGTTGAAAGCGCGCTCCGCCGAACGCCCCCCGATGAATGTCGTCATCCGCACCGACGATGGCGCGGTCAGTTTGCTGGTAGACGAAATCGGCGATGTGTTGGAAGTCAGCGCAGAACAATTCGAACAGCCGCCTGAGACCTTGCACGGCACAGCACGTGCACTGGTGCGCGGCGTCTATAAACTCAAAGATCGGCTCTTACTGATTTTGGACACCGAAAAAGCGCTGGCGCTGGACGCTCTGCACCAGCTACGAAAAGGAGATAGCGAAGCTCGATGCTAA
- a CDS encoding methyl-accepting chemotaxis protein — MNKIGFRQKLLGLALLSALTLVVVGLTGYSRLSQMTAAVQKQALNNSVQRDQMNGDMMHDALRADVYAALYAAQSRQSDLPRISQDFNEHVELLQSSLSDVEKTSPDQAVTSHAKAVIPVVQTYVNDSRTLLELAFKNRAAANAKLPAYIELFKSLEGKLEGLGNAIEKDVEQSRAESEALSAQGQRLILWTLLFALAGTLGFTTWIVRSVKHPLDEAVKVMQGLAGGDLEHRLLLDSTDEFGQMAQALNQSIASISGTLRSISQAAGTLTTSSANLHQIGQQMNGNAEETSAQALVVSAAAEEVSSNVQTVAAATEEMTASIKEIARNVTEATIVASTVVEAAEATNTLVSRLGQSSAEIGNVIKVITSIAEQTNLLALNATIEAARAGEAGKGFAVVANEVKELAKETAKATEEIGRKVGGIQTDTTEAVGAIQRINQIIHQISEIQTAIAGAVEEQTVTTNEINRNIVEAARGSSEIAGNIHSVAQSAQTFRTGAGESQTAAAELAQMAQELQRLIGQFRYESAAATPSDPSGSAAKRGWQALENNVLTPVALEH; from the coding sequence GTGAACAAAATCGGTTTTCGGCAAAAACTTTTGGGGTTGGCGCTGTTAAGCGCATTGACGCTGGTGGTGGTCGGCTTGACGGGCTACTCGCGGTTATCGCAGATGACGGCTGCCGTGCAAAAACAGGCCTTGAACAATTCGGTCCAGCGCGACCAGATGAACGGCGACATGATGCACGACGCCTTGCGCGCCGACGTTTACGCCGCGCTCTATGCAGCCCAATCACGGCAGAGCGACCTGCCGCGCATCAGCCAGGATTTTAACGAGCATGTCGAGTTGTTGCAGAGTTCTCTGAGCGACGTTGAAAAGACCTCGCCCGATCAGGCAGTCACCAGCCATGCCAAAGCCGTGATTCCGGTGGTTCAAACATACGTCAACGATTCACGCACATTGCTGGAGTTGGCCTTCAAAAACCGGGCGGCGGCCAACGCCAAATTGCCCGCCTATATCGAGCTTTTCAAATCGCTGGAAGGCAAGCTGGAAGGGTTGGGGAACGCCATCGAAAAAGATGTCGAACAATCGCGCGCCGAAAGCGAGGCTCTCAGCGCGCAAGGCCAGCGCTTGATTCTGTGGACTTTGTTGTTTGCCCTCGCGGGCACGTTGGGCTTTACCACTTGGATCGTGCGCAGCGTCAAACATCCGCTGGATGAAGCGGTCAAGGTTATGCAAGGGCTGGCCGGCGGCGATTTGGAACACCGGCTCTTGCTTGATTCGACCGATGAATTCGGCCAGATGGCACAAGCGTTGAATCAATCTATTGCGAGTATCAGCGGCACTTTGCGTTCGATTAGTCAGGCCGCCGGGACGCTGACCACCTCCTCGGCCAATCTGCATCAGATCGGCCAGCAGATGAATGGCAACGCCGAAGAGACGTCGGCCCAAGCCCTCGTGGTTTCCGCCGCCGCCGAAGAGGTCAGCAGCAATGTGCAAACCGTCGCCGCCGCGACCGAGGAAATGACCGCCAGCATCAAGGAAATCGCCCGCAACGTCACCGAGGCCACCATCGTCGCCAGCACGGTGGTCGAAGCCGCCGAGGCCACCAACACGCTGGTTTCACGTTTGGGCCAATCGAGCGCCGAGATTGGCAATGTCATCAAGGTCATCACTTCGATTGCCGAACAAACCAACCTGCTCGCGCTCAACGCCACCATCGAAGCCGCGCGCGCGGGCGAAGCTGGCAAAGGCTTCGCCGTCGTCGCCAACGAAGTCAAAGAACTCGCCAAAGAAACCGCCAAGGCCACCGAAGAGATTGGCCGCAAAGTCGGCGGCATTCAAACCGACACGACCGAAGCGGTAGGCGCCATCCAACGCATCAACCAGATCATTCACCAGATCAGCGAAATTCAGACGGCGATTGCCGGGGCGGTCGAAGAGCAAACCGTCACCACCAACGAGATCAACCGCAATATCGTCGAGGCGGCGCGCGGCAGTTCCGAAATTGCCGGCAACATTCACAGCGTCGCCCAGTCGGCGCAAACCTTCCGCACCGGCGCGGGTGAAAGCCAGACGGCAGCCGCCGAACTGGCGCAGATGGCGCAAGAGTTGCAGCGACTGATTGGCCAGTTCCGTTATGAATCCGCCGCGGCCACCCCAAGCGACCCTTCCGGCTCCGCCGCCAAGCGCGGCTGGCAGGCGCTTGAGAACAATGTTCTGACGCCCGTCGCGCTGGAACACTGA
- a CDS encoding transporter, with product MKRLLLLCGTLLFPLLALGQEASKKDAKPEASGIQDNSFLIEEAYNQEAGVIQHIHAFSRQRNGSFLYTFTQEWPFFGQKHQLSYTLPSQRVSDPSGNDTGLGDIAFNYRYQLVGSGATRWAVAPRLSLLLPNGSVQKGIGAGGVGYQVNLPVSTLITPQVVMHWNAGMTVTPAAQNLAREQARTLGYNLGHSVIWLAKPSFHAVFETAWNRYSTVAGPRLTEHSDTLFLNPGVRWAHNFRNGTQIVPGISVPLGVGPSNGVQGVFLYLSIEHPLFGKKSKS from the coding sequence ATGAAACGACTACTCCTTCTCTGCGGCACCCTGCTCTTTCCCCTGTTAGCACTCGGCCAGGAAGCCAGCAAAAAAGACGCCAAACCCGAAGCCTCCGGCATTCAGGACAACAGCTTTTTGATCGAAGAAGCCTATAACCAGGAAGCTGGCGTCATCCAGCACATTCACGCCTTCTCGCGCCAACGCAACGGCAGCTTCCTTTATACCTTCACCCAGGAATGGCCGTTCTTCGGCCAGAAACATCAATTGAGTTACACGCTGCCCAGCCAACGCGTCAGCGATCCGTCCGGCAATGACACGGGGCTGGGCGACATTGCGTTCAATTACCGGTATCAGTTGGTGGGCAGCGGCGCGACGCGCTGGGCCGTCGCGCCGCGTTTGAGTTTGTTGTTGCCCAATGGCAGCGTCCAAAAAGGCATCGGCGCGGGCGGGGTCGGGTATCAAGTCAATTTGCCGGTGAGCACGCTGATCACGCCGCAAGTGGTCATGCACTGGAATGCCGGAATGACGGTGACGCCCGCGGCGCAAAACCTGGCTCGGGAACAGGCGCGTACACTGGGCTATAACCTGGGCCACAGCGTCATCTGGCTGGCCAAGCCCAGTTTCCATGCGGTGTTCGAGACGGCTTGGAATCGCTACAGCACGGTGGCGGGGCCGCGCCTGACCGAACACAGCGACACGCTCTTTCTCAATCCGGGCGTGCGCTGGGCGCATAACTTCCGCAACGGAACACAGATCGTGCCGGGCATCTCAGTCCCGCTAGGCGTCGGGCCGAGCAACGGTGTGCAAGGCGTTTTTCTGTATCTCAGCATTGAGCACCCGTTGTTTGGGAAGAAGTCAAAATCATAA